The Kordia sp. SMS9 genome window below encodes:
- a CDS encoding non-ribosomal peptide synthetase gives MDGIFDILLKAREGGIIVELSGEDLELSLLREDYDDSIIPTIKENKAKIIEYLKNYNSKKRIKISKASASKFYPLSFSQQRLWILAQFPNASIAYNITGAHRLTGNLHINALKKAVFSIVERHESLRTYFIENDQNEIKQAILPFQNVIGDELFNYVDLRTNNSPEDSVKEAIQNDFKTPFDLQKAPLLRTKLYHLKDQEYCFLFSMHHIISDGWSMGIFFNELFSFYQLNVLNKPLVKPPLQLHYKDFAVWQNNYFTSEKAKKDEAYWIDQFKGEIPVVNLPVDKPYLQLQSYNGKSTSKVFSKKVTAWVKKHSQQNNGTLFMSLLSLVYIQLNRYTAQKDIVLGTVIAGRNSSELENQIGYYLNTLALRIQGGSEETYDSIFFKTRDVVLKSFSHQNFPFERIIEGIDLKRELSRNPLFEVMVELHNIDNINDNEVKKINSDLTIETYNHIEHKTSKFSLVFNFFDKKGQLFLDLEYNTDLFNDETAIRLCDHMENLLEEISKNSELQLDAINYLSDQEKEQVVTSFNQTQADYSKNKSIIDLFREKVSQHPNKICLKDDDSSYTYLELDKRSNQIAEFISKTHGDDDKLPIAILLNRSAELIVVLLGILKSGRAYIPVDPNYPEERVNYVIQNSKANIVFKEEEYSLNSLDGASVHLIQDVLKESLKLEGNTSIQISPFDTAYIIYTSGSTGNPKGIEAHHQAVANSLLGIQKKLGIGINDTLFSVTTYSFDPSVLDFFTPLISGAIVYIASFKTLEDPSLIIEELSEIQPTILQATPSFYQMLLNANWKGSDQLRILSGGEQMSETIAAWLLENCSELWNMYGPTETTIWASMKKLNLPIETSNIGTPLDNYKVYVLDEALNPLPTGIAGSIYVAGDGISKGYFNNEQLTKERFVSNPFDKNSKMYNTGDIGMWKSNGELEFLGRKDFQVKIRGFRIELGEVESNISQFSTSIKQVVAHVLELNGEKALVAYYTKENRTEIDKTSLRDFVQGKLPGYMVPSFFVELEYIPLTPNGKVDFKALPSVFDEALLKKEYKPPTNPTEQCLSEIWQEILGKEKVGIEDNFFNLGGNSLTMIRVMSIFKEKTGKSIKIQAFYAHPTIKEIATLVNGTNQQLDFVLHKAPTQPYYPVLDAQIDEWIYFQIKDQSALQQNLQITHMLQYLNKEFFELALADLVKRHELLRTTFIIDNGKIKQKICGFKDVNYVVEYQDLANESLIKAFLEEDKKRPFDLGSTPLFRVLVIQIPENQYFICFTIPHILTGGRGNPVHDLFEIYSSYIFQREATLKPISYYFKDFAYSISQVNESEKVRSSNYWKSSTGASLPALTLATVENFENYQKRRNKEKETVVSKVEALGVEMETSLIYVINRFSEFEGKSFNKVLSKDITQKLSILAKEMGTNLFSVITAIIKIWVSNITQQEDIFVAYPDTLRKNQELNEIYGWLASGVIIKTKVNKNQSFSSYIKEVDKAIIEASEHSMYSVQRMHYDCNHSLSFHVPVHINYFTHDGSVKNIDTNLINDDNVVYELAIDIHKFDDGIWLHVRHLEMLLPQERMKNLYMIFEQMIHRATSDPKVIIEKLYEPDRETIS, from the coding sequence ATGGATGGAATTTTTGATATACTTTTAAAAGCTAGAGAAGGAGGAATTATTGTTGAATTGTCTGGAGAAGATTTAGAATTGTCTCTTCTTCGTGAAGATTATGACGATTCCATTATACCTACTATCAAAGAAAACAAAGCCAAAATTATTGAGTACTTAAAAAATTACAATTCTAAAAAAAGAATCAAAATTTCTAAAGCTTCGGCATCTAAATTTTATCCTTTGTCCTTCTCTCAACAACGACTTTGGATATTGGCTCAGTTTCCAAATGCTAGTATTGCATATAACATTACGGGAGCACACAGACTGACAGGCAATCTACATATAAATGCTTTGAAAAAAGCAGTTTTTTCAATTGTTGAAAGACATGAGTCGCTTAGAACCTATTTTATTGAAAACGATCAAAATGAAATCAAACAAGCCATTCTTCCTTTTCAGAATGTAATTGGAGATGAACTGTTTAACTATGTTGATTTAAGAACTAACAATTCTCCAGAGGACTCAGTAAAAGAAGCAATTCAAAACGATTTTAAAACACCTTTTGATTTACAGAAGGCACCTCTATTACGAACAAAATTGTACCATCTAAAGGATCAAGAATATTGTTTTCTTTTTTCCATGCATCATATTATAAGCGATGGTTGGTCTATGGGTATATTCTTCAATGAACTCTTTTCTTTCTATCAGCTGAATGTATTGAATAAACCACTCGTAAAACCACCTTTACAACTTCATTATAAAGACTTTGCTGTTTGGCAAAATAATTACTTTACTTCAGAGAAAGCGAAAAAGGATGAAGCATATTGGATAGATCAGTTTAAAGGAGAAATTCCTGTTGTCAATTTACCTGTAGATAAGCCATATTTGCAATTGCAATCCTACAATGGAAAATCCACTTCAAAGGTTTTCAGTAAAAAAGTAACTGCATGGGTAAAAAAACATAGTCAACAGAACAATGGAACGCTTTTTATGAGTTTGTTGTCTCTTGTGTACATTCAATTGAATCGATACACTGCACAAAAAGACATTGTTCTTGGAACTGTAATTGCTGGTAGAAATAGCAGTGAATTAGAAAATCAAATAGGGTATTATTTAAATACCTTGGCCTTGAGGATTCAAGGTGGCTCAGAAGAAACGTATGACTCTATTTTTTTCAAAACAAGAGATGTTGTACTCAAATCCTTTTCTCATCAGAACTTCCCTTTTGAAAGGATTATTGAAGGAATAGATCTTAAAAGAGAATTGAGTCGAAACCCCTTATTTGAGGTAATGGTTGAACTGCACAATATTGATAATATTAACGATAATGAAGTCAAAAAAATCAATTCAGATTTAACTATTGAAACATATAACCATATAGAACACAAAACGAGTAAGTTCAGTTTGGTTTTTAACTTTTTTGACAAGAAAGGTCAACTGTTTTTAGATTTAGAATACAATACAGACTTGTTTAATGATGAGACTGCGATTCGTTTGTGTGATCACATGGAAAATCTGCTTGAAGAAATTTCAAAAAATTCAGAGCTTCAACTTGATGCCATCAATTATTTATCAGATCAAGAAAAAGAGCAGGTAGTAACTAGCTTTAATCAGACACAAGCAGACTATTCAAAAAACAAGTCCATTATAGACCTTTTTAGAGAGAAAGTAAGTCAGCATCCCAATAAGATCTGCCTCAAAGATGACGATTCGTCATATACATATCTAGAGTTAGATAAGCGATCCAATCAAATAGCGGAGTTCATATCTAAAACACATGGTGATGATGATAAACTGCCCATCGCAATACTACTCAATCGATCTGCCGAACTCATTGTGGTTTTACTGGGAATTTTAAAATCGGGAAGAGCATACATCCCTGTAGATCCAAATTATCCAGAGGAACGGGTAAATTATGTGATTCAAAACAGTAAGGCAAACATAGTCTTCAAAGAAGAAGAGTATTCGTTAAATAGTTTAGATGGTGCTTCCGTTCATTTGATTCAAGATGTTCTTAAAGAGAGTTTGAAATTAGAAGGCAATACATCAATTCAGATTTCTCCATTTGATACGGCTTACATCATATATACATCAGGCTCAACAGGAAACCCAAAAGGAATAGAAGCACACCATCAAGCAGTAGCGAACTCACTGTTAGGAATTCAAAAAAAACTGGGAATAGGTATAAATGACACCTTATTTTCTGTAACAACCTACTCTTTTGATCCATCTGTGTTAGACTTCTTTACTCCTTTAATTTCGGGAGCAATTGTGTATATCGCAAGCTTTAAAACCTTGGAAGACCCTAGCTTAATTATTGAAGAATTATCTGAAATACAACCCACAATTTTACAAGCTACACCGAGTTTTTATCAAATGTTATTGAATGCAAACTGGAAAGGAAGCGATCAATTAAGAATATTATCTGGAGGTGAGCAAATGAGTGAGACCATTGCCGCTTGGTTGTTAGAAAACTGTTCAGAATTATGGAATATGTATGGTCCCACAGAGACAACAATTTGGGCAAGTATGAAAAAATTGAATCTACCAATAGAAACCTCAAATATAGGAACCCCTTTAGATAACTATAAAGTATACGTTTTAGACGAAGCATTGAATCCTTTACCAACAGGAATTGCTGGATCTATTTACGTTGCAGGTGATGGAATCAGTAAAGGATACTTTAATAACGAGCAGTTGACAAAAGAAAGATTCGTTTCAAATCCTTTTGATAAGAATTCTAAAATGTACAATACAGGTGATATAGGGATGTGGAAAAGTAATGGAGAATTAGAATTTCTAGGAAGAAAAGATTTTCAAGTAAAAATTAGAGGATTTCGTATTGAGTTAGGGGAAGTAGAATCTAATATTTCACAATTTAGTACATCCATCAAACAAGTTGTTGCTCATGTGCTAGAACTGAATGGAGAAAAGGCTCTTGTAGCATATTACACCAAAGAAAACAGAACAGAAATAGATAAAACAAGTCTACGTGATTTTGTGCAAGGTAAGTTGCCAGGATATATGGTGCCAAGTTTCTTTGTAGAACTAGAGTATATTCCACTTACACCCAACGGGAAAGTTGATTTCAAAGCACTACCTAGTGTTTTTGATGAAGCCTTATTGAAAAAAGAATACAAACCACCTACCAATCCAACGGAACAGTGTTTGTCTGAAATTTGGCAAGAAATTCTAGGAAAAGAAAAAGTAGGAATTGAAGATAATTTCTTTAACCTAGGAGGAAACAGTCTCACGATGATTCGTGTGATGTCTATTTTTAAGGAAAAGACAGGAAAGAGTATTAAAATTCAAGCATTTTATGCCCACCCTACCATTAAGGAAATTGCTACGCTTGTAAATGGTACAAATCAGCAATTAGATTTTGTGCTGCATAAGGCGCCAACGCAACCATACTATCCTGTCCTTGATGCACAAATTGATGAGTGGATTTACTTCCAAATTAAAGATCAGTCTGCATTACAACAAAACCTGCAAATTACGCACATGCTCCAGTACCTCAACAAAGAGTTTTTTGAATTAGCTCTTGCAGATCTTGTAAAAAGACATGAGTTGTTGAGGACTACTTTTATTATAGATAACGGCAAAATAAAACAAAAAATATGTGGATTTAAAGACGTTAATTATGTTGTGGAATACCAAGATTTAGCAAATGAAAGTTTGATCAAAGCATTTCTAGAAGAAGATAAAAAACGTCCCTTTGATTTGGGGAGCACTCCATTATTTAGAGTGTTGGTGATTCAAATTCCAGAAAATCAATATTTCATTTGCTTTACCATTCCGCATATATTAACAGGAGGAAGAGGAAATCCGGTACACGATTTATTCGAAATTTATTCTTCGTACATTTTTCAAAGAGAAGCTACATTAAAACCTATATCGTATTACTTTAAAGACTTTGCATATTCTATTAGCCAGGTAAATGAAAGTGAAAAAGTGAGAAGTTCTAACTATTGGAAGAGTAGTACAGGGGCTAGTTTGCCCGCCCTAACTCTTGCCACAGTTGAAAATTTTGAAAATTATCAAAAAAGAAGAAACAAGGAAAAAGAGACAGTAGTGTCAAAAGTTGAAGCACTAGGAGTTGAAATGGAAACTTCATTGATTTATGTGATCAATAGATTCTCTGAGTTTGAAGGAAAATCATTTAACAAAGTACTGTCTAAAGACATCACTCAGAAGTTATCTATCCTTGCCAAAGAAATGGGCACTAACTTATTTAGTGTTATTACAGCTATTATCAAAATATGGGTTTCAAATATTACACAGCAAGAAGATATTTTTGTTGCATACCCAGATACACTTAGAAAAAATCAAGAATTAAATGAAATCTATGGATGGTTGGCAAGTGGTGTTATTATAAAAACAAAAGTCAATAAAAATCAATCATTTTCAAGCTACATAAAAGAAGTTGATAAAGCAATTATTGAAGCATCAGAACATTCCATGTATTCCGTACAACGTATGCATTATGATTGTAATCACTCATTGTCTTTCCATGTGCCAGTTCATATCAATTATTTTACGCATGATGGAAGTGTAAAAAATATAGATACAAACTTGATAAATGACGACAATGTTGTTTATGAACTAGCTATTGATATACACAAATTTGATGATGGAATTTGGTTGCATGTAAGACATTTAGAGATGTTGCTGCCCCAAGAAAGAATGAAAAATCTATATATGATTTTTGAACAAATGATTCATCGCGCTACTTCAGATCCTAAAGTAATAATAGAAAAATTATACGAACCAGATAGAGAAACTATTAGTTAA
- the panD gene encoding aspartate 1-decarboxylase has translation MMLQIYKSKIHRVKITEANLNYIGSITIDENLMKAANLYEGERVQIVNNNNGERIETYVIKGQAGSGIICLNGAAARRAQVDDIVIIISYAFMTPEEAKEFQPVTIFPGENNQLL, from the coding sequence ATGATGTTACAAATTTACAAATCAAAAATCCATAGAGTTAAAATTACAGAAGCTAATCTTAACTACATAGGAAGTATAACCATTGATGAAAATCTTATGAAAGCTGCAAACCTGTATGAAGGCGAACGCGTACAGATAGTAAATAATAACAATGGAGAAAGGATAGAAACTTATGTGATTAAAGGGCAAGCAGGATCAGGTATTATATGCCTTAATGGAGCTGCCGCTAGAAGAGCGCAAGTAGACGATATTGTAATTATTATATCCTACGCATTCATGACGCCCGAAGAAGCCAAAGAATTTCAACCTGTAACTATTTTTCCAGGAGAAAACAATCAATTACTATAA
- a CDS encoding class I SAM-dependent methyltransferase → MKGLYDFCEYVSSELTRTHPLKMCEIGSYMGESTLIFASQMIFDEIQCIDPFEGVEEFNEISNRDWVDVEQEFKLNTRYFDHIVLHRDYCENVADKFENNHFDLVYIDANHSYEDVKKNIELFLPKCKTIISGHDYQQEWPGVVRAVNEVFGAPDRLFADGTWMKKLP, encoded by the coding sequence GTGAAAGGATTATACGATTTCTGTGAGTATGTCTCCTCCGAATTAACAAGAACTCATCCATTAAAAATGTGTGAAATCGGTTCGTATATGGGAGAATCAACACTAATTTTTGCTTCACAAATGATCTTTGATGAAATTCAATGTATTGATCCTTTTGAAGGAGTAGAAGAATTTAATGAAATCTCCAATAGAGACTGGGTGGATGTTGAGCAAGAATTTAAACTAAATACAAGGTATTTTGATCACATTGTCTTGCATAGGGATTATTGTGAAAATGTTGCTGATAAATTTGAAAACAACCACTTCGATCTTGTATACATAGATGCAAACCATAGTTATGAAGATGTGAAAAAAAATATAGAATTGTTTTTACCCAAGTGCAAAACCATCATCTCAGGACATGATTACCAACAAGAATGGCCAGGAGTTGTACGAGCTGTAAATGAGGTTTTTGGAGCACCAGACAGACTTTTTGCAGATGGGACATGGATGAAAAAACTGCCATAA
- the ribA gene encoding GTP cyclohydrolase II RibA, whose product MEQKIDKQIRNRVVIPIETVTQKIDGAFFTFHKEYLETDKEHIVIGLGEWGKKLPIVRMHSECLTGDVFGSERCDCGNQLQESLDLIHEKGGFLIYLRQEGRGIGLYNKIDAYELQLKGIDTFEANKTLGFDHDLRDFSVAAKMLKALGVTEIILHSNNLDKKGQLEKNGVKVVEMINTKSYIKEGNQNYLQAKKYIAGHQINLEPKG is encoded by the coding sequence ATGGAGCAAAAAATAGACAAACAGATTAGAAACCGGGTTGTCATACCGATTGAAACAGTGACGCAAAAGATAGATGGAGCCTTTTTTACTTTCCATAAAGAATATCTTGAAACAGACAAAGAACACATTGTTATTGGTCTAGGAGAATGGGGAAAAAAACTCCCAATTGTACGAATGCACTCTGAATGCCTTACAGGAGATGTATTCGGATCTGAACGATGTGATTGTGGGAATCAATTACAAGAATCATTGGATTTGATCCATGAAAAAGGAGGCTTTTTAATTTATTTAAGACAAGAAGGAAGAGGCATTGGATTGTATAACAAGATAGATGCTTATGAATTACAACTTAAAGGGATTGATACATTTGAAGCAAATAAAACCTTAGGATTTGATCATGATTTACGAGATTTTTCTGTGGCAGCTAAGATGCTAAAAGCACTTGGAGTAACAGAAATTATTCTACATTCTAATAACCTAGATAAAAAAGGGCAACTCGAAAAAAATGGGGTTAAAGTTGTAGAAATGATAAATACAAAATCGTACATAAAAGAAGGAAACCAAAATTACCTACAAGCCAAGAAATATATTGCAGGTCATCAAATTAACTTAGAACCAAAAGGATAA
- a CDS encoding WD40 repeat domain-containing protein → MITHKSPISGISAYKNTYVATAGYDNVIILWDAESKRSIARGCHDHLVNQCAFNSNGSYLASTSSDYTTRIWKIPSMQIQSILIGHTDDTEGISFHPTKELIATSSRDTTIKVFDFQGQLIKSLQGHKDDVISVEWMKDGDILISSSDDGTVKFWDVESGKILRDLSFDDVETDTIAVAVEGTIFAGNDEGEIVIISNDTETINIEAHKAGIKRLVYSDSVKKLISLSYDRSFKIWNFKDGKLHLEANHQFDNMVWPRSCAFLNDSEVVFGTFGNKYAQFNLKTKEWVDNNIEPTYGFNAVCESNGDIYAIGDAGFTFKNGEKKAEVGSLCNFIIDFKGSIIAGGQTGEIFNGETGEVYYQHSSPLNCAVNFKHNEKDALVVGTYTGEAVVLVKDKEGKIAYEGTFSLHENAIKGIAASDSSIFSVCATGAAAYHDVNSFKLQKVISDAHYKIANGCVKIGNGQFASISRDLKLRIWKDGKAAVIDTDHINSIKCISSDTENFIALGDYVGFVSLYDMKKAAFVKHIRISDFGISSMTFDYSRGQFIASCYDGKTYDINV, encoded by the coding sequence ATGATTACACACAAATCTCCAATTAGCGGAATATCAGCTTACAAAAATACCTATGTTGCTACTGCTGGATATGATAACGTTATAATTTTATGGGATGCAGAAAGCAAAAGGTCTATTGCAAGAGGTTGTCACGACCACTTAGTAAACCAATGTGCATTCAATTCAAATGGAAGTTATTTAGCATCTACAAGTTCAGATTACACAACGCGTATATGGAAAATTCCATCCATGCAAATTCAATCAATTTTAATTGGACACACTGATGATACTGAAGGAATTTCATTTCATCCAACCAAAGAACTGATTGCGACTAGCTCCAGAGACACTACTATTAAAGTATTCGATTTTCAAGGACAACTTATCAAAAGTCTACAAGGACATAAAGATGATGTAATTTCTGTTGAATGGATGAAGGATGGCGACATACTCATCAGTAGTTCAGATGATGGAACGGTAAAGTTTTGGGACGTTGAATCAGGAAAAATTCTCAGAGATTTATCATTTGATGATGTTGAAACTGATACCATTGCAGTTGCAGTAGAAGGAACCATTTTTGCAGGAAATGACGAAGGTGAAATTGTAATCATTTCAAATGATACCGAAACAATCAATATTGAAGCTCACAAAGCAGGTATCAAGCGATTGGTGTATTCAGATAGTGTGAAAAAACTCATTAGTTTAAGCTATGACAGATCTTTTAAAATTTGGAATTTTAAAGACGGAAAGCTTCATTTAGAAGCCAATCACCAATTTGACAACATGGTTTGGCCAAGGTCTTGTGCATTTCTAAATGATTCAGAAGTTGTTTTTGGAACCTTTGGAAATAAATATGCTCAATTCAATTTGAAAACAAAAGAATGGGTAGATAACAATATTGAACCTACCTATGGATTCAACGCTGTTTGTGAATCAAATGGAGATATTTATGCAATAGGAGATGCCGGTTTTACCTTTAAAAATGGAGAAAAAAAGGCAGAAGTAGGAAGTCTATGTAATTTTATAATTGACTTTAAAGGAAGTATCATCGCAGGTGGACAAACTGGAGAAATTTTCAATGGAGAAACGGGAGAAGTTTATTATCAACATTCAAGTCCATTAAACTGTGCAGTAAATTTCAAACACAACGAAAAAGATGCTCTAGTAGTAGGAACCTACACAGGAGAGGCAGTTGTTTTAGTTAAAGACAAAGAAGGAAAGATTGCCTATGAAGGAACATTTTCTTTACATGAAAATGCTATCAAAGGCATAGCAGCTTCAGACTCCTCCATTTTTTCAGTGTGTGCAACAGGTGCTGCGGCATATCATGATGTCAATTCATTCAAATTACAAAAAGTGATAAGTGATGCACATTACAAAATCGCTAATGGATGTGTTAAAATAGGGAACGGACAATTTGCAAGTATTAGTAGAGATCTTAAATTAAGAATTTGGAAAGATGGAAAAGCAGCAGTAATTGATACTGATCATATAAATTCAATCAAATGTATTTCTAGTGATACTGAAAACTTCATTGCATTAGGTGATTATGTAGGGTTTGTTTCTTTATACGATATGAAGAAAGCCGCTTTCGTAAAACATATAAGAATAAGTGATTTTGGAATATCTTCTATGACTTTTGATTACTCAAGAGGACAATTCATAGCAAGCTGTTATGACGGAAAAACGTATGATATCAACGTATGA
- a CDS encoding WD40 repeat domain-containing protein, with protein MITHRSPISGISAHNNRYVATAGYDNVLILWDAETKRSIARGCHDHLVNQCVFNGDGKYLASTSSDYTTRVWKIPSMQIQSILTGHTDDTEGISFHPTKELIATSSRDATIKIFNYNGQLIKNLKGHELDVNSVEWMKNKDVLISSSDDGTVKFWDYESGEVIRDLSFDEVDTDTIAVSGDGTIFAGNYEGEIVIISEEREPINVNAHKAGIKSLEYSEKQQKLISCSYDRSFKIWNYKDGMLHLEANHQFDNMVWPRSCAFLNDSEVVFGTFGNKYAQFNLKTKQWADNNIECTYGYNAVWESNGDIYTIGDAGYTFKNGHKIAEVGSLCNFIIDFKGNIITGGQTGEIFNAETGEVYYQHSNPLNCAVNFKSNGEDALAIGTYNGEAVVLTIDKNGSVQYENTYKFHENAIKGIAASEESIFTVCAAGVAAYHDVNTFKSQKVITDGHDKIANGAVAIGNGNFASTGRDLKLRIWEDGKVKVVDTSHKNSIKCISSDSESLIALGDYVGFVSVYDMKKDAFVAHMRVSDFGISSMTYDTTRKLFIASCYDGKAYDIELSK; from the coding sequence ATGATTACACACAGATCACCGATTAGCGGAATTTCCGCCCACAACAACAGATACGTTGCAACCGCAGGATATGACAATGTTCTAATCCTTTGGGATGCAGAAACCAAAAGATCAATTGCAAGAGGTTGTCACGACCACCTAGTAAACCAATGTGTCTTCAATGGAGATGGAAAGTACTTAGCTTCTACGAGTTCTGACTATACTACACGAGTATGGAAAATTCCATCGATGCAAATTCAATCGATTTTAACAGGACACACAGACGACACAGAAGGAATTTCATTTCATCCCACAAAAGAATTAATTGCCACCAGTTCAAGAGATGCTACAATAAAAATTTTTAATTACAACGGGCAATTAATAAAAAATCTTAAAGGACATGAGTTAGATGTAAACTCTGTAGAATGGATGAAAAACAAAGATGTTTTGATAAGTAGTTCGGATGACGGAACGGTAAAATTTTGGGACTATGAATCAGGAGAGGTAATTAGAGACCTTTCATTTGATGAAGTAGATACAGACACTATTGCTGTTAGTGGCGATGGAACTATTTTCGCTGGAAATTATGAAGGTGAAATTGTAATCATATCAGAAGAAAGAGAACCTATTAATGTAAATGCACATAAAGCTGGGATTAAAAGCCTTGAATACTCAGAAAAACAGCAAAAACTTATCAGCTGTAGTTACGACAGATCATTTAAGATTTGGAATTATAAAGATGGGATGCTTCATTTAGAGGCAAACCACCAATTTGACAACATGGTTTGGCCAAGATCTTGTGCATTTCTCAATGATTCAGAAGTTGTTTTTGGAACCTTTGGGAACAAGTATGCTCAATTCAATTTGAAAACAAAACAATGGGCAGATAATAATATAGAGTGTACCTATGGGTATAACGCAGTATGGGAATCTAATGGAGATATCTATACGATTGGTGATGCAGGATACACTTTTAAAAATGGACATAAAATCGCGGAAGTTGGAAGCTTATGCAATTTTATCATTGATTTCAAAGGAAATATTATTACTGGAGGTCAGACAGGTGAAATCTTCAATGCAGAGACAGGAGAGGTATATTACCAACATTCCAATCCATTAAATTGTGCTGTCAACTTTAAAAGCAACGGAGAAGATGCATTAGCAATTGGAACCTACAATGGAGAAGCTGTAGTATTGACGATCGACAAAAATGGTTCCGTGCAATATGAAAACACATATAAATTTCATGAAAACGCCATCAAAGGAATTGCAGCATCGGAGGAATCTATATTTACGGTTTGTGCAGCAGGAGTTGCGGCATATCACGATGTCAATACTTTCAAATCACAAAAAGTGATCACTGATGGACATGATAAAATCGCTAACGGAGCGGTGGCAATCGGAAATGGAAACTTCGCAAGCACAGGAAGAGATCTTAAACTAAGAATTTGGGAAGATGGAAAAGTAAAGGTAGTTGATACAAGTCATAAAAATTCAATCAAATGTATTTCTAGTGATTCTGAAAGCCTAATCGCACTAGGAGATTATGTTGGATTTGTCTCTGTATACGATATGAAAAAAGACGCTTTTGTAGCACACATGAGAGTCAGCGATTTTGGAATATCATCTATGACGTATGATACTACACGAAAACTCTTTATTGCAAGTTGTTATGATGGAAAAGCGTATGATATTGAACTTAGTAAATAA
- a CDS encoding SUMF1/EgtB/PvdO family nonheme iron enzyme has product MENNLLEYSLNDRAPLVNDFTKTKICDLSMRAAMGLEESYKASSIDFPKEEYASLRKLSEQELVSIIENAEEPFTRRFVAGQLLALLGDPRINVLNPEMIAIPSWTGLLGLKVSEVDEVVETYKNYGIIDEWIRKETPQYTATIQEFQIAKYPVTHQEYWEFLKDTDYAEIPTTWPLGQFLTSQSNHPVHTISSDACVQYAKWLSEKTGRKFRLPTEAEWEYVAGGSDGLEFPWGNTFEKDHCNTVESGIFRSTPIGIFPKGNSPFGCADMAGNVEEYVSDFYHAYDGGELIADDLTRERTTYRVARGGSFTRFRDLARCKRRHGRYMSEIYVMGFRLAEDID; this is encoded by the coding sequence ATGGAAAATAACCTTTTAGAATATAGTTTAAATGATCGAGCACCACTTGTAAACGATTTTACAAAAACTAAAATATGTGATCTTTCTATGCGAGCTGCCATGGGATTAGAGGAATCGTACAAAGCCAGTTCTATAGATTTCCCTAAAGAAGAATATGCTTCTTTACGAAAACTGTCGGAACAGGAATTGGTTTCCATAATTGAAAACGCAGAGGAGCCATTTACACGTCGATTTGTGGCCGGGCAGTTGTTAGCCTTGTTAGGAGATCCTAGAATCAACGTTTTAAATCCAGAAATGATCGCAATACCATCATGGACTGGACTTTTAGGACTCAAAGTAAGTGAAGTGGATGAGGTAGTAGAAACCTATAAAAACTATGGAATCATTGATGAATGGATTCGTAAAGAAACACCACAATACACCGCCACAATACAAGAATTTCAAATAGCAAAATATCCTGTAACTCACCAAGAATACTGGGAATTTTTAAAGGATACTGACTACGCCGAAATCCCCACTACGTGGCCACTTGGGCAATTTCTAACAAGTCAATCCAATCATCCAGTACACACCATTAGTTCAGATGCTTGTGTACAATATGCCAAATGGCTCTCTGAAAAAACAGGAAGAAAATTTAGACTTCCCACAGAAGCAGAATGGGAGTATGTGGCAGGTGGTTCGGATGGACTTGAATTTCCTTGGGGAAATACCTTTGAAAAAGATCACTGCAATACCGTTGAATCAGGCATCTTTCGATCCACACCAATCGGAATATTCCCAAAAGGAAATTCGCCGTTTGGTTGTGCAGATATGGCAGGAAATGTAGAAGAATACGTAAGTGATTTTTACCATGCCTACGATGGAGGAGAATTAATTGCTGACGATTTAACTCGCGAAAGAACAACATATCGAGTTGCGCGAGGAGGAAGTTTTACTCGATTTAGAGATTTAGCCAGATGTAAAAGACGTCATGGAAGATATATGAGCGAAATCTATGTAATGGGTTTCCGGTTAGCAGAAGATATAGATTAA